The proteins below come from a single Acidobacteriota bacterium genomic window:
- a CDS encoding ABC transporter ATP-binding protein, with protein MSIEIRDVHFSYGKVKALDGVNLSLDGGAAGLLGPNGAGKSTLLRILLGFLKPERGEGKVLGYDILKDQDSIRRAIGYMPEDDCFVAGLDAVSFTAYFGELSGMPRAEAMKRAHEVLFYVGLGESRYRLLDTYSAGMKQRLKLAQALVHDPKLLFLDEPTTNLDPHGRRDILELIRDIASDKDIQVLVSSHILSDIETVCSSVVILNRGAVAAQGRMKDLKSVRYSLFEIRIKGDRSAFAAALEPTGCRIEETPDGLMRLYMPPERDANDVFRAAVEAQVQIRHFIKSRTSLEDLFAGVVGVD; from the coding sequence ATGAGCATCGAAATCCGGGACGTCCACTTCAGTTACGGGAAGGTCAAGGCCCTCGACGGTGTCAACCTGAGCCTGGACGGGGGGGCGGCGGGACTCCTGGGGCCGAACGGAGCCGGAAAAAGCACGCTCCTCCGTATTCTTCTCGGTTTTTTGAAACCGGAAAGGGGGGAAGGGAAAGTTCTCGGTTACGACATCCTCAAGGATCAGGACTCCATTCGCCGGGCCATCGGCTATATGCCCGAAGATGACTGTTTCGTGGCCGGACTGGATGCCGTATCCTTCACGGCCTATTTCGGCGAGCTTTCGGGGATGCCTCGGGCCGAGGCCATGAAGCGGGCGCATGAGGTTCTCTTTTATGTCGGACTCGGGGAATCCCGCTACCGGCTTCTCGACACCTATTCCGCAGGCATGAAACAACGCCTCAAGCTGGCCCAGGCTCTTGTCCATGATCCCAAACTTCTTTTTCTCGACGAACCGACCACGAACCTCGATCCCCACGGCCGCCGGGACATTCTCGAGCTCATTCGGGATATCGCTTCCGACAAGGACATCCAGGTTCTCGTTTCGTCCCATATCCTGTCGGACATCGAGACGGTTTGTTCTTCCGTAGTGATTCTCAACAGAGGTGCCGTGGCCGCCCAGGGCCGGATGAAGGACCTCAAATCCGTCCGCTACAGCCTCTTTGAAATCCGGATCAAAGGCGACCGAAGCGCCTTCGCCGCGGCGCTTGAACCCACGGGATGCCGCATCGAGGAGACGCCTGACGGTCTGATGAGGCTCTACATGCCCCCGGAGCGGGATGCGAATGATGTCTTTCGGGCCGCTGTGGAGGCCCAGGTCCAAATCCGCCATTTCATCAAGAGCCGCACGTCTCTCGAAGACCTGTTCGCCGGCGTTGTGGGGGTCGACTGA
- a CDS encoding alkaline phosphatase family protein, producing the protein MKKKASSQLTSMPDAIRAAYRSGQEDEALEPMVLVDETGEPAGRIRSGDAVIFYDVRGEREVELTRCLTEPDFLHFPVVPGLNPDFVTLIEYASGLNVQVAFPPLERLKNTLSEALGSGGFRVLKVAESEKAIHVDYFFNGRNEDRRPWEERLVVDSPAVEDYSTTPAMSADAVAVAAVRALEGTGNRVVIANLANVDVVGHIENKSSVVAAVEAVDIALGRIVEGARRAGAALVVTADHGTVEEWFYPDGTPNTGHTANPVPFILADFSAAAAGSSSGALMKTGELADVAPTVLQLAGFPVPVEMTGKSLIDERDAAPCDRILLLILDGWGLRAEAWGNLIGEASTPHFDSLSTGYPMALLTAHGEAVGMPPGSVGNSEAGHLHMGAGRRVPLDRVRIDQAIEDGSFGRNAVLLDVMRRAMGAGRTLHLMGIVSHYSSHGTLNHLFALMRMARNVGLSNIEIHAFIGRRGERPESGAVYVESVEEMCRELGAGRVATVMGRFWSLDREEHWDRIEKTYGALVRGIGTPVAVPKKSE; encoded by the coding sequence ATGAAAAAGAAGGCGTCCTCTCAATTGACATCGATGCCCGATGCGATCCGGGCGGCCTATCGGTCCGGCCAGGAAGACGAGGCCCTCGAGCCCATGGTTCTCGTGGATGAGACCGGCGAGCCCGCCGGCCGCATCCGATCCGGCGATGCCGTGATTTTCTACGATGTCCGCGGCGAGCGGGAGGTCGAGCTCACCCGCTGTCTGACCGAGCCGGATTTTCTGCATTTTCCCGTCGTTCCGGGCCTGAATCCGGATTTCGTCACGTTGATCGAATATGCCTCCGGCTTGAACGTTCAGGTGGCCTTTCCTCCTCTGGAAAGACTCAAGAACACCCTGTCCGAAGCTTTGGGATCGGGAGGATTCCGCGTCCTCAAGGTGGCCGAATCCGAAAAAGCCATTCATGTCGATTATTTTTTCAATGGGAGAAATGAGGACCGCCGGCCATGGGAAGAGCGCCTTGTCGTGGATTCTCCCGCCGTCGAAGATTATTCCACAACGCCGGCCATGAGCGCCGACGCGGTGGCCGTGGCCGCCGTCCGCGCCCTCGAAGGAACCGGAAATCGGGTTGTCATCGCCAATCTGGCCAATGTCGATGTCGTCGGGCATATCGAGAACAAATCGTCCGTCGTCGCGGCCGTCGAAGCTGTGGATATCGCGCTGGGGCGCATCGTCGAAGGCGCGCGCCGGGCCGGGGCCGCGCTTGTCGTCACGGCCGATCACGGAACGGTGGAGGAATGGTTCTACCCCGACGGGACGCCCAATACCGGGCATACCGCCAACCCCGTGCCTTTCATTCTGGCCGATTTTTCCGCGGCGGCGGCCGGTTCATCCTCCGGCGCTCTGATGAAAACCGGCGAGCTGGCCGACGTGGCTCCGACCGTTCTTCAACTGGCCGGATTTCCGGTTCCGGTCGAAATGACCGGAAAAAGCCTCATTGACGAAAGGGATGCGGCGCCGTGCGATCGGATTTTGCTTCTTATCTTGGACGGTTGGGGCCTTCGGGCAGAGGCTTGGGGCAATCTTATCGGAGAGGCCTCGACGCCTCACTTTGACAGCCTTTCGACCGGCTATCCCATGGCCCTTCTCACGGCTCATGGCGAGGCGGTGGGCATGCCGCCGGGTTCCGTTGGAAACTCCGAGGCCGGCCATCTCCATATGGGCGCCGGCCGGCGCGTCCCCCTCGACCGAGTGAGGATTGACCAGGCCATTGAGGACGGAAGTTTCGGCCGCAATGCCGTCCTGCTGGACGTCATGCGCCGCGCCATGGGGGCCGGACGAACGCTTCATCTCATGGGAATTGTTTCCCATTACAGTTCTCACGGCACCCTCAACCACCTGTTTGCCTTGATGAGAATGGCCCGTAACGTTGGGCTTTCCAACATCGAAATCCACGCCTTTATCGGCCGGCGGGGTGAAAGACCGGAAAGCGGCGCCGTCTATGTCGAGAGCGTTGAGGAAATGTGCCGGGAGCTCGGCGCGGGCCGGGTGGCCACCGTCATGGGGCGGTTCTGGTCGCTCGACCGCGAGGAGCACTGGGACAGAATCGAGAAAACATACGGAGCGTTGGTTCGCGGAATCGGCACCCCTGTGGCGGTACCGAAAAAGTCAGAATGA
- a CDS encoding M23 family metallopeptidase — protein MIDTDVSNKTGYFRKRRRSRIFLGLGFLIAILVLPGTPAPRDTHVLTTLSGVAVEASARAFVQGEAVVFTVREAPEKTRIVVSFLDKTLELNKPATEKTIGFLGIDLAAKPGIYPWTIRTENESGHWEETRMGVMVEAGNFSVRRLRVAQEFVTPPASVQERIRREADLLAAIYSMPSPVWMGDGAFILPHGGRSADNFGERRIFNDVPRSPHTGLDIAAPMGDPVRASNAGRVVMASNLYFSGKTVIIDHGLGVFSLYCHFSKLLVKRTQMVAKGEAIGLIGSTGRSTGPHLHWGFRIYDSRVDPISMTALPLD, from the coding sequence ATGATCGACACGGATGTCTCGAACAAAACCGGATATTTCCGGAAGCGAAGACGATCCCGGATTTTTCTCGGATTGGGTTTTCTCATCGCCATCCTTGTTTTGCCGGGAACACCCGCACCGCGAGATACTCATGTTTTGACGACGCTTTCGGGTGTTGCCGTGGAAGCTTCGGCCCGCGCTTTTGTGCAGGGCGAGGCCGTGGTGTTCACCGTCCGGGAGGCTCCCGAGAAAACACGCATCGTTGTTTCTTTTCTCGATAAAACGCTGGAACTGAACAAACCCGCAACGGAAAAAACCATCGGCTTTCTGGGCATCGATCTTGCGGCGAAACCCGGAATTTATCCCTGGACGATCAGGACCGAGAATGAATCGGGGCATTGGGAAGAGACCCGGATGGGGGTCATGGTGGAAGCCGGGAATTTTTCCGTTCGGCGACTCCGCGTGGCCCAGGAATTTGTGACGCCGCCGGCCTCGGTTCAGGAGAGAATCCGCCGGGAAGCCGATCTTCTGGCCGCCATCTATTCCATGCCGTCTCCCGTCTGGATGGGCGACGGCGCCTTTATTCTCCCTCATGGCGGGAGGTCGGCCGACAATTTCGGCGAACGACGCATTTTCAACGACGTTCCCCGTTCGCCTCATACGGGTCTGGACATTGCGGCTCCGATGGGGGATCCGGTCCGGGCCTCGAATGCCGGCCGTGTCGTCATGGCCAGCAATCTCTATTTTTCCGGAAAGACCGTCATCATCGATCATGGTCTGGGCGTCTTCAGCCTCTACTGCCATTTCTCAAAGCTTCTGGTCAAGCGGACGCAGATGGTCGCCAAAGGAGAAGCCATCGGCCTGATCGGCTCGACCGGGCGTTCGACCGGCCCGCATCTTCACTGGGGTTTTCGCATTTATGACAGCCGCGTCGATCCCATTTCCATGACGGCGTTGCCTTTGGACTGA
- a CDS encoding phosphatase PAP2 family protein, whose protein sequence is MTRSIQPARATSKCFAAFLVFAVLPVLIPVEALRAEDFRAADTLGRDYLKQIGRDLGAVAQSPLKWKGRDLAFFGAAAGAGIFLFSVDEDIRIAVHNNRTSGTKDAAAFFDHFGDGAVLTALMAGVYTTGLIADKPGWRRTALLGFESYVISSLFTTGIKTIAGRSRPPAEEGHLRFRPFSTASRRTSFPSGHTSAAWAVAAAVADGSESPVVDVICYSTAAMVSLARIHKDKHWASDVFFGAVLGYASAKMIGRRNRAGDGTETSAGLTLVAGSPAFFFSLSF, encoded by the coding sequence ATGACCCGTTCTATTCAACCCGCGCGCGCGACATCCAAGTGCTTTGCCGCTTTCCTCGTTTTTGCCGTTTTGCCGGTTTTGATCCCGGTCGAGGCGCTTCGTGCCGAAGACTTTCGGGCTGCCGATACCCTGGGACGGGATTATTTGAAGCAGATCGGAAGGGACCTGGGTGCCGTGGCTCAATCCCCGCTGAAGTGGAAGGGGAGGGATCTCGCATTTTTCGGCGCCGCAGCCGGTGCCGGAATTTTCCTATTCTCCGTCGACGAGGATATCCGGATAGCGGTCCATAATAACCGGACCTCGGGAACGAAGGATGCCGCCGCCTTTTTTGATCATTTCGGCGATGGTGCGGTGCTTACGGCGCTCATGGCCGGAGTTTACACCACCGGGCTGATCGCGGACAAACCGGGCTGGCGGCGGACCGCGCTTCTCGGTTTTGAGAGTTATGTCATTTCCAGCCTGTTTACCACAGGCATCAAGACGATTGCCGGGCGGTCACGTCCTCCGGCGGAGGAAGGACATCTGCGTTTCCGTCCGTTTTCCACGGCTTCCCGCCGAACCTCTTTTCCTTCGGGGCATACGTCGGCGGCCTGGGCTGTCGCGGCAGCCGTGGCCGATGGATCGGAAAGTCCTGTTGTCGATGTGATCTGTTATTCGACGGCCGCGATGGTTTCCCTGGCCCGCATCCATAAGGACAAGCATTGGGCTTCGGACGTTTTTTTCGGAGCTGTTTTGGGTTATGCATCGGCGAAAATGATAGGCCGCAGGAATCGGGCGGGAGATGGGACCGAGACGTCCGCCGGACTGACTCTTGTTGCGGGGAGCCCCGCATTTTTCTTTTCTTTAAGTTTTTAG